The Macaca fascicularis isolate 582-1 chromosome 12, T2T-MFA8v1.1 genome has a segment encoding these proteins:
- the ZDBF2 gene encoding DBF4-type zinc finger-containing protein 2 isoform X9, protein MQKRQGYCSYCRVQYHNLEQHLFSAQHRSLTRQSRRQICTSSLMERFLQDVLQHHPYHCQESSSTRDETHVNTGSSSEVVHLDDDFSEEEEEDEDKIEDEDATEERPSEASEPIEELHSRPHKSQEGTQEVSVRPSVIQKLEKGQQQPLEFVHKIGAGVKKCNLVDIGQATNNGSKLVRPPVIYNAPASCLSESSNDRPVTTNTTGLPAAAHLDSVSKCDPNKVDKYLEQPDGASRNPVPSSHVETSSFSHQKPKESNRKYLRMNSDKLVLWRDVKSQGKTLSAGLKFQERMGTKDSLRVKSPSKLAVNPNKTDMPLNKGIFEDTIPKHHEEFFSNMDCTQEEKHLVFNKKAFWEQKCSVSSEMKFDCSSLQSASDQPQETAQDINLWKEERIDQEDNYESRGSEMSFDCSSSFHSLTDQSKVSAKEVNLSKEVCTDVQYKNNTSYVSKRSSDCGDILHLVTNQSQMTVKEISLQNARRISLVDQSYESSDSETNFDCDASPQSTSDYPHQSVKEVSLSKEVHIGLVDKNYGSSSSEVSADSVFPLQSVVDRPPVVVRETKLRKKAHSGLVDNYGSSCSETSFDCDVSLESVVDHPQLTVKGRNLKGRQVHLKHKKRKPSSAKARFDCDVSLGTVADESQRAVEKINLLKEKNADLMDVNYESHGLVMGFHTGAQLVADQPQVAEIEPQKVDVDLENKSVQSSSSSLSSDSPASLYHSAHDEPQEALDEVNLKELNIDMEVKSYDCSSSELTFDSDPPLLSVSEQSHLDAEGKERHIDLEDESCESDSSEITFDSDIPLYSVIDQPEVAVYEEETVDLESKSNESCVSEITFDSDIPLHSGNDHPEVAVKEVIQKEEYIHLERKNDEPSGSEISLDSYAPRHSVTNSPEVAVKKLNPQKEDQVHLENKENEPIDSEVSLDYNIIFHSVTGHSEDPIKKINLHTKEHMYLENKSGFETSLDSDVPLRPATHKPEVIVKETWLQREKHAEFQGGSAEFSGSKTSLDSSVPHYSVTESQVAVNQINRKKQYVLENYDKCSGSEIILDSNVPPQSMTDQTQLAFLKEKHVNLRDKNSKSGDSEITFDSEQLQEAVKKIDQWKEEVIGLKNKINEPSTSKLIHDSDVSVQSVADQPKVAIKHVNLENENHMYLEVKNSQYRCSEMNLDSRFLVQSIVNRPQITILERDHIELEGKHNQRCGSEISFDSDDPLQSVADQLRETVKEISLWKDEEVDMEDSRNEAKGFEIMYDSAVLQPVAGQPEGVVKEVSLWKEHVDLENKIVKPTNTKINFDSHEPLLSVTNKIQGVNKERNLLREERVCLDDKGYVPSDSGIIYVSNIPPQSVIKQPQILQEEHASLEDKSSISYSPEESSDSSDSFQAAADELQKSAKEINLWKEDHIYLEDKSYKLGDFDVSYASHIPVQFVTDQSSVPVKEINVQKKNHNNLASKNCEVCGSKIKCDSCVRLQSEVDQPQVSYKEADLQKEEHVVMEEKTGGPSDSEMMYDSDVPFQIVVNQFPGSVKETHLPKVILLDLVPSDSDYEVISDDIPLQLVTDPPQLTVKDINCINTECIDIEDKSCDSFGSEVRCSCKASTPSMTNQCKETFKIINRKKDYIILGEPSCQSCGSEMSFNVDASDESMIYESQGPDEKMAKYIDSEDKSCGYNGSKGKFNLGDTSHRTTHRLQKARKEAKLRKDPRNAGLKDIDDLSVALDKPCHRHPSAERPPKQKWRVASQRQTAKISHSTQTSCKNYPVMKRKIIRQEEDPPKRATKTPVQEIMMLMDKALLQHL, encoded by the exons TTCAACACGAGATGAGACACATGTGAATACTGGGTCATCATCTGAAGTGGTGCATTTGGATGATGATTTttctgaagaagaggaagaggatgaggatAAGATTGAGGATGAGGATGCTACTGAAGAGAGACCCTCCGAGGCTTCAGAACCTATTGAAGAGTTACATTCCAGACCTCATAAATCTCAGGAAGGCACACAGGAGGTTTCAGTTCGACCATCAGTTATTCAAAAACTGGAGAAGGGACAGCAGCAGCCCTTGGAGTTTGTTCATAAAATTGGGGCCGGTGTGAAAAAATGTAATCTAGTAGATATTGGTCAGGCTACAAATAATGGAAGCAAGTTGGTACGCCCGCCAGTGATTTATAATGCTCCTGCTAGTTGTTTATCTGAAAGCTCTAATGATAGACCAGTTACAACTAATACAACTGGTTTACCGGCAGCAGCTCATTTGGATTCAGTTAGCAAATGTGACCCAAACAAAGTTGACAAATACCTTGAACAGCCAGACGGGGCCTCTAGAAATCCTGTGCCATCATCCCATGTAGAAACTTCTTCATTTTCACATCAGAAACCTAAAGAATCAAATAGGAAATACTTACGCATGAATTCAGATAAGTTGGTTTTGTGGAGAGATGTAAAATCTCAGGGTAAAACTTTGTCAGCTGGCTTGAAATTCCAGGAACGCATGGGTACTAAGGACTCCTTAAGAGTTAAATCTCCTTCCAAATTAGCAGTAAACCCGAATAAAACTGACATGCCTTTGAATAAAGGAATCTTTGAAGATACTATTCCAAAGCACCATGAGGAATTCTTTTCTAATATGGATTGTACCCAAGAAGAAAAGCACTTGGTTTTTAACAAGAAAGCCTTTTGGGAACAGAAGTGCTCAGTGAGTTCTGAAATGAAGTTTGATTGTAGCTCTCTTCAGTCAGCATCTGATCAGCCCCAAGAGACTGCACAAGACATAAATCTTTGGAAGGAGGAGCGAATTGACCAAGAAGATAACTATGAATCTAGAGGTTCAGAAATGAGTTTTGATTGCAGTTCCTCTTTTCATTCACTGACTGACCAATCTAAAGTGAGTGCCAAAGAAGTAAACCTTTCCAAGGAAGTATGTACTGATGTACAGTATAAGAATAATACATCTTATGTTTCTAAAAGAAGTTCTGATTGCGGTGACATTCTTCACTTGGTTACGAACCAATCCCAAATGACTGTTAAAGAAATAAGTCTTCAGAATGCAAGGCGTATTAGCCTGGTTGACCAAAGCTATGAATCTAGTGATTCTGAAACAAATTTTGATTGTGATGCTTCACCTCAGTCCACTAGTGACTACCCTCACCAATCTGTAAAAGAAGTAAGCCTTTCTAAGGAAGTGCACATTGGTTTGGTTGATAAGAACTATGGTTCCAGTAGTTCTGAAGTAAGTGCTGATTCTGTTTTCCCACTGCAGTCAGTGGTTGACCGACCACCGGTGGTTGTCAGAGAAACAAAACTTCGGAAGAAGGCTCATTCTGGCTTGGTTGATAACTATGGATCGAGTTGTTCTGAAACAAGTTTTGATTGTGATGTTTCTCTTGAGTCAGTAGTTGATCATCCCCAGCTGACTGTCAAAGGAAGAAACCTGAAAGGTAGACAAGTCCACCTAAAACATAAGAAGCGTAAACCCAGTAGTGCTAAAGCACGTTTTGATTGTGATGTCTCACTCGGGACAGTTGCAGATGAATCCCAGAGGGCCGTTGAAAAGATAAATCTTCTAAAGGAGAAGAATGCTGACCTTATGGATGTGAACTATGAATCCCATGGTCTTGTAATGGGTTTTCACACCGGTGCTCAGTTAGTGGCTGACCAGCCTCAAGTAGCAGAAATAGAGCCTCAGAAAGTGGATGTTGACCTTGAGAATAAGAGTGTTCAGTCTAGCAGTTCTTCTCTAAGTTCTGATTCTCCGGCTTCTCTTTATCATTCAGCTCACGATGAGCCTCAAGAAGCTTTGGATGAAGTAAATCTTAAAGAGTTAAATATTGACATGGAAGTTAAGAGCTATGATTGCTCCAGCTCTGAGTTGACTTTTGATTCTGACCCGCCTCTTCTGTCAGTTTCTGAGCAGTCTCATCTGGATGCTGAAGGAAAAGAACGGCACATTGACCTGGAAGATGAGAGCTGTGAGTCAGATAGTTCTGAAATAACTTTTGATTCTGATATTCCTCTTTATTCAGTAATTGACCAACCTGAAGTAGCTGTTTATGAGGAAGAAACTGTTGATCTGGAAAGTAAAAGTAATGAATCTTGTGTTTCTGAAATAACTTTTGATTCTGATATTCCTCTTCATTCAGGAAATGATCACCCTGAAGTAGCTGTTAAAGAAGTAATTCAGAAAGAAGAGTACATTCACTTAGAAAGGAAGAATGATGAACCCAGTGGTTCTGAAATAAGTTTGGATTCCTATGCCCCTCGTCATTCAGTGACTAATTCTCCCGAAGTAGCTGTTAAAAAGCTAAATCCTCAAAAAGAAGACCAGGTACActtagaaaataaggaaaatgaaccTATTGATTCGGAAGTAAGTTTGGATTATAATATCATTTTTCATTCAGTGACTGGACATTCTGAAGatcccattaaaaaaataaaccttcaCACAAAAGAGCACATGTACTTAGAAAATAAGAGTGGTTTTGAAACAAGTTTGGATTCTGATGTCCCTCTTCGGCCAGCGACTCACAAACCTGAAGTAATTGTCAAAGAAACATGGCTTCAAAGAGAAAAGCATGCTGAATTCCAAGGTGGAAGTGCTGAATTCAGTGGTTCAAAAACAAGTTTAGATTCTAGTGTCCCTCATTATTCAGTAACTGAATCTCAAGTAGCTGTTAaccaaataaacagaaagaagcaatATGTTCTAGAAAACTATGATAAATGTAGTGGTTCTGAAATAATTTTGGATTCTAATGTTCCACCTCAGTCAATGACTGACCAAACTCAGCTAGcttttttgaaggaaaaacatGTTAATCTGAGAGACAAAAACAGTAAATCAGGTGATTCTGAAATAACTTTTGATTCTGAACAACTTCAGGAAGCGGTTaaaaaaatagaccaatggaaggaAGAGGTTATTGGCCTGAAAAATAAGATTAATGAACCTAGTACTTCTAAATTAATACATGATTCTGATGTTTCTGTCCAATCTGTGGCTGATCAACCCAAAGTAGCTATTAAACATGTAAACCTTGAGAATGAAAACCATATGTACTTGGAAGTTAAGAACAGCCAATATCGTTGTTCTGAAATGAATTTGGACTCTCGTTTCTTGGTTCAGTCAATAGTCAATCGACCTCAAATAACTATTTTGGAGCGGGACCACATTGAGCTAGAAGGTAAGCACAATCAGCGTTGTGGTTCTGAAATAAGTTTTGATTCTGATGACCCTCTTCAGTCAGTGGCTGACCAGCTGAGAGAAACCGTTAAAGAAATAAGCCTTTGGAAGGATGAAGAAGTTGACATGGAAGATAGCAGGAATGAAGCTAAGGGTTTTGAAATTATGTATGATTCTGCTGTTCTTCAGCCAGTGGCTGGCCAACCTGAAGGAGTAGTTAAGGAGGTCAGTCTTTGGAAAGAGCATGTTGACTTGGAAAATAAGATTGTCAAACCTACcaatactaaaataaattttgattctCATGAACCCCTTCTGTCTGTGACTAATAAAATTCAAGGggtgaataaagaaagaaatcttttgaGGGAGGAACGTGTTTGTCTGGATGATAAGGGCTATGTGCCCAGTGATTCTGGAATAATTTATGTTTCAAATATCCCTCCTCAGTCAGTGATAAAACAACCCCAAATTTTGCAAGAGGAGCATGCCAGTCTGGAAGATAAGAGCAGTATTTCTTACAGTCCTGAAGAAAGTTCTGATTCCAGTGACTCTTTCCAGGCAGCAGCAGATGAGCTTCAAAAATCTGccaaagaaataaatctttggAAGGAAGACCATATTTATCTGGAAGATAAGAGCTATAAATTAGGTGATTTTGATGTAAGTTATGCTTCTCATATTCCTGTTCAGTTTGTGACTGATCAATCTTCTGTGCCTGTCAAAGAAATAAACGTGCAAAAGAAGAATCATAATAATCTAGCAAGTAAGAACTGTGAAGTCTGtggttctaaaataaaatgtgattcttGTGTTCGTCTTCAGTCAGAAGTTGACCAACCTCAAGTGTCTTACAAAGAGGCAGACCTTCAGAAGGAAGAGCATGTTGTCATGGAAGAAAAGACTGGTGGACCTAGTGATTCAGAAATGATGTATGATTCTGATGTTCCTTTTCAAATAGTGGTTAACCAGTTTCCAGGGTCAGTCAAAGAAACACATCTTCCAAAGGTGATACTTTTGGATCTGGTGCCCAGTGATAGTGATTATGAAGTAATTTCAGATGATATTCCCCTTCAGTTAGTGACTGACCCACCTCAGTTGACTGTCAAAGATATCAACTGTATAAATACAGAATGTATTGATATAGAAGATAAGAGCTGTGACTCTTTTGGTTCTGAAGTCAGGTGTAGTTGTAAAGCCTCTACTCCCTCAATGACAAACCAATGCAAAGagactttcaaaataataaaccGGAAGAAAGACTATATTATTCTGGGAGAGCCAAGTTGTCAGTCTTGTGGTTCTGAAATGAGTTTTAATGTTGATGCCTCTGATGAGTCCATGATTTACGAGTCACAAGGACCTGATGAGAAAATGGCGAAATATATTGACTCAGAAGATAAGAGCTGTGGATATAATGGTTCTAAAGGAAAATTTAATTTGGGAGACACTTCTCATCGAACGACTCACCGACTGCAGAAAGCTCGCAAAGAAGCCAAGCTTCGGAAAGATCCAAGAAATGCTGGCCTAAAAG ATATTGATGACTTGTCAGTGGCCTTAGATAAACCATGCCATCGTCATCCTTCAGCAGAGAGGCCTCCTAAGCAAAAGTGGCGTGTGGCTTCTCAACGCCAGACAGCGAAAATCAGCCATAGTACTCAGACCAGTTGTAAGAATTACCcagtgatgaaaagaaaaataattagacaaGAGGAAGACCCACCAAAAA gAGCAACCAAAACTCCAGTGCAGGAGATAATGATGCTGATGGACAAGGCTCTGCTTCAGCACCTTTAA
- the ZDBF2 gene encoding DBF4-type zinc finger-containing protein 2 isoform X5, producing MQKRQGYCSYCRVQYHNLEQHLFSAQHRSLTRQSRRQICTSSLMERFLQDVLQHHPYHCQESSSTRDETHVNTGSSSEVVHLDDDFSEEEEEDEDKIEDEDATEERPSEASEPIEELHSRPHKSQEGTQEVSVRPSVIQKLEKGQQQPLEFVHKIGAGVKKCNLVDIGQATNNGSKLVRPPVIYNAPASCLSESSNDRPVTTNTTGLPAAAHLDSVSKCDPNKVDKYLEQPDGASRNPVPSSHVETSSFSHQKPKESNRKYLRMNSDKLVLWRDVKSQGKTLSAGLKFQERMGTKDSLRVKSPSKLAVNPNKTDMPLNKGIFEDTIPKHHEEFFSNMDCTQEEKHLVFNKKAFWEQKCSVSSEMKFDCSSLQSASDQPQETAQDINLWKEERIDQEDNYESRGSEMSFDCSSSFHSLTDQSKVSAKEVNLSKEVCTDVQYKNNTSYVSKRSSDCGDILHLVTNQSQMTVKEISLQNARRISLVDQSYESSDSETNFDCDASPQSTSDYPHQSVKEVSLSKEVHIGLVDKNYGSSSSEVSADSVFPLQSVVDRPPVVVRETKLRKKAHSGLVDNYGSSCSETSFDCDVSLESVVDHPQLTVKGRNLKGRQVHLKHKKRKPSSAKARFDCDVSLGTVADESQRAVEKINLLKEKNADLMDVNYESHGLVMGFHTGAQLVADQPQVAEIEPQKVDVDLENKSVQSSSSSLSSDSPASLYHSAHDEPQEALDEVNLKELNIDMEVKSYDCSSSELTFDSDPPLLSVSEQSHLDAEGKERHIDLEDESCESDSSEITFDSDIPLYSVIDQPEVAVYEEETVDLESKSNESCVSEITFDSDIPLHSGNDHPEVAVKEVIQKEEYIHLERKNDEPSGSEISLDSYAPRHSVTNSPEVAVKKLNPQKEDQVHLENKENEPIDSEVSLDYNIIFHSVTGHSEDPIKKINLHTKEHMYLENKSGFETSLDSDVPLRPATHKPEVIVKETWLQREKHAEFQGGSAEFSGSKTSLDSSVPHYSVTESQVAVNQINRKKQYVLENYDKCSGSEIILDSNVPPQSMTDQTQLAFLKEKHVNLRDKNSKSGDSEITFDSEQLQEAVKKIDQWKEEVIGLKNKINEPSTSKLIHDSDVSVQSVADQPKVAIKHVNLENENHMYLEVKNSQYRCSEMNLDSRFLVQSIVNRPQITILERDHIELEGKHNQRCGSEISFDSDDPLQSVADQLRETVKEISLWKDEEVDMEDSRNEAKGFEIMYDSAVLQPVAGQPEGVVKEVSLWKEHVDLENKIVKPTNTKINFDSHEPLLSVTNKIQGVNKERNLLREERVCLDDKGYVPSDSGIIYVSNIPPQSVIKQPQILQEEHASLEDKSSISYSPEESSDSSDSFQAAADELQKSAKEINLWKEDHIYLEDKSYKLGDFDVSYASHIPVQFVTDQSSVPVKEINVQKKNHNNLASKNCEVCGSKIKCDSCVRLQSEVDQPQVSYKEADLQKEEHVVMEEKTGGPSDSEMMYDSDVPFQIVVNQFPGSVKETHLPKVILLDLVPSDSDYEVISDDIPLQLVTDPPQLTVKDINCINTECIDIEDKSCDSFGSEVRCSCKASTPSMTNQCKETFKIINRKKDYIILGEPSCQSCGSEMSFNVDASDESMIYESQGPDEKMAKYIDSEDKSCGYNGSKGKFNLGDTSHRTTHRLQKARKEAKLRKDPRNAGLKGKSCQSSASAVDFGASSKSALHRRADKKKRSKLKHRDLEDVSCEPDGFEMNFQCAPPLLSDTDQPQETVKKRHPCKKVSFDLKEKNRDSQSSCVPKVDSVRNLKKAKGVIEDNTDEPVLEALPHVPPSFVGKTWSQIMREDDMKINALVKEFREGRFHCYFDDDCETKKVSLKGKKKVTWADLQGKEDTVPTQALSESDDIVCGISDIDDLSVALDKPCHRHPSAERPPKQKWRVASQRQTAKISHSTQTSCKNYPVMKRKIIRQEEDPPKRATKTPVQEIMMLMDKALLQHL from the exons TTCAACACGAGATGAGACACATGTGAATACTGGGTCATCATCTGAAGTGGTGCATTTGGATGATGATTTttctgaagaagaggaagaggatgaggatAAGATTGAGGATGAGGATGCTACTGAAGAGAGACCCTCCGAGGCTTCAGAACCTATTGAAGAGTTACATTCCAGACCTCATAAATCTCAGGAAGGCACACAGGAGGTTTCAGTTCGACCATCAGTTATTCAAAAACTGGAGAAGGGACAGCAGCAGCCCTTGGAGTTTGTTCATAAAATTGGGGCCGGTGTGAAAAAATGTAATCTAGTAGATATTGGTCAGGCTACAAATAATGGAAGCAAGTTGGTACGCCCGCCAGTGATTTATAATGCTCCTGCTAGTTGTTTATCTGAAAGCTCTAATGATAGACCAGTTACAACTAATACAACTGGTTTACCGGCAGCAGCTCATTTGGATTCAGTTAGCAAATGTGACCCAAACAAAGTTGACAAATACCTTGAACAGCCAGACGGGGCCTCTAGAAATCCTGTGCCATCATCCCATGTAGAAACTTCTTCATTTTCACATCAGAAACCTAAAGAATCAAATAGGAAATACTTACGCATGAATTCAGATAAGTTGGTTTTGTGGAGAGATGTAAAATCTCAGGGTAAAACTTTGTCAGCTGGCTTGAAATTCCAGGAACGCATGGGTACTAAGGACTCCTTAAGAGTTAAATCTCCTTCCAAATTAGCAGTAAACCCGAATAAAACTGACATGCCTTTGAATAAAGGAATCTTTGAAGATACTATTCCAAAGCACCATGAGGAATTCTTTTCTAATATGGATTGTACCCAAGAAGAAAAGCACTTGGTTTTTAACAAGAAAGCCTTTTGGGAACAGAAGTGCTCAGTGAGTTCTGAAATGAAGTTTGATTGTAGCTCTCTTCAGTCAGCATCTGATCAGCCCCAAGAGACTGCACAAGACATAAATCTTTGGAAGGAGGAGCGAATTGACCAAGAAGATAACTATGAATCTAGAGGTTCAGAAATGAGTTTTGATTGCAGTTCCTCTTTTCATTCACTGACTGACCAATCTAAAGTGAGTGCCAAAGAAGTAAACCTTTCCAAGGAAGTATGTACTGATGTACAGTATAAGAATAATACATCTTATGTTTCTAAAAGAAGTTCTGATTGCGGTGACATTCTTCACTTGGTTACGAACCAATCCCAAATGACTGTTAAAGAAATAAGTCTTCAGAATGCAAGGCGTATTAGCCTGGTTGACCAAAGCTATGAATCTAGTGATTCTGAAACAAATTTTGATTGTGATGCTTCACCTCAGTCCACTAGTGACTACCCTCACCAATCTGTAAAAGAAGTAAGCCTTTCTAAGGAAGTGCACATTGGTTTGGTTGATAAGAACTATGGTTCCAGTAGTTCTGAAGTAAGTGCTGATTCTGTTTTCCCACTGCAGTCAGTGGTTGACCGACCACCGGTGGTTGTCAGAGAAACAAAACTTCGGAAGAAGGCTCATTCTGGCTTGGTTGATAACTATGGATCGAGTTGTTCTGAAACAAGTTTTGATTGTGATGTTTCTCTTGAGTCAGTAGTTGATCATCCCCAGCTGACTGTCAAAGGAAGAAACCTGAAAGGTAGACAAGTCCACCTAAAACATAAGAAGCGTAAACCCAGTAGTGCTAAAGCACGTTTTGATTGTGATGTCTCACTCGGGACAGTTGCAGATGAATCCCAGAGGGCCGTTGAAAAGATAAATCTTCTAAAGGAGAAGAATGCTGACCTTATGGATGTGAACTATGAATCCCATGGTCTTGTAATGGGTTTTCACACCGGTGCTCAGTTAGTGGCTGACCAGCCTCAAGTAGCAGAAATAGAGCCTCAGAAAGTGGATGTTGACCTTGAGAATAAGAGTGTTCAGTCTAGCAGTTCTTCTCTAAGTTCTGATTCTCCGGCTTCTCTTTATCATTCAGCTCACGATGAGCCTCAAGAAGCTTTGGATGAAGTAAATCTTAAAGAGTTAAATATTGACATGGAAGTTAAGAGCTATGATTGCTCCAGCTCTGAGTTGACTTTTGATTCTGACCCGCCTCTTCTGTCAGTTTCTGAGCAGTCTCATCTGGATGCTGAAGGAAAAGAACGGCACATTGACCTGGAAGATGAGAGCTGTGAGTCAGATAGTTCTGAAATAACTTTTGATTCTGATATTCCTCTTTATTCAGTAATTGACCAACCTGAAGTAGCTGTTTATGAGGAAGAAACTGTTGATCTGGAAAGTAAAAGTAATGAATCTTGTGTTTCTGAAATAACTTTTGATTCTGATATTCCTCTTCATTCAGGAAATGATCACCCTGAAGTAGCTGTTAAAGAAGTAATTCAGAAAGAAGAGTACATTCACTTAGAAAGGAAGAATGATGAACCCAGTGGTTCTGAAATAAGTTTGGATTCCTATGCCCCTCGTCATTCAGTGACTAATTCTCCCGAAGTAGCTGTTAAAAAGCTAAATCCTCAAAAAGAAGACCAGGTACActtagaaaataaggaaaatgaaccTATTGATTCGGAAGTAAGTTTGGATTATAATATCATTTTTCATTCAGTGACTGGACATTCTGAAGatcccattaaaaaaataaaccttcaCACAAAAGAGCACATGTACTTAGAAAATAAGAGTGGTTTTGAAACAAGTTTGGATTCTGATGTCCCTCTTCGGCCAGCGACTCACAAACCTGAAGTAATTGTCAAAGAAACATGGCTTCAAAGAGAAAAGCATGCTGAATTCCAAGGTGGAAGTGCTGAATTCAGTGGTTCAAAAACAAGTTTAGATTCTAGTGTCCCTCATTATTCAGTAACTGAATCTCAAGTAGCTGTTAaccaaataaacagaaagaagcaatATGTTCTAGAAAACTATGATAAATGTAGTGGTTCTGAAATAATTTTGGATTCTAATGTTCCACCTCAGTCAATGACTGACCAAACTCAGCTAGcttttttgaaggaaaaacatGTTAATCTGAGAGACAAAAACAGTAAATCAGGTGATTCTGAAATAACTTTTGATTCTGAACAACTTCAGGAAGCGGTTaaaaaaatagaccaatggaaggaAGAGGTTATTGGCCTGAAAAATAAGATTAATGAACCTAGTACTTCTAAATTAATACATGATTCTGATGTTTCTGTCCAATCTGTGGCTGATCAACCCAAAGTAGCTATTAAACATGTAAACCTTGAGAATGAAAACCATATGTACTTGGAAGTTAAGAACAGCCAATATCGTTGTTCTGAAATGAATTTGGACTCTCGTTTCTTGGTTCAGTCAATAGTCAATCGACCTCAAATAACTATTTTGGAGCGGGACCACATTGAGCTAGAAGGTAAGCACAATCAGCGTTGTGGTTCTGAAATAAGTTTTGATTCTGATGACCCTCTTCAGTCAGTGGCTGACCAGCTGAGAGAAACCGTTAAAGAAATAAGCCTTTGGAAGGATGAAGAAGTTGACATGGAAGATAGCAGGAATGAAGCTAAGGGTTTTGAAATTATGTATGATTCTGCTGTTCTTCAGCCAGTGGCTGGCCAACCTGAAGGAGTAGTTAAGGAGGTCAGTCTTTGGAAAGAGCATGTTGACTTGGAAAATAAGATTGTCAAACCTACcaatactaaaataaattttgattctCATGAACCCCTTCTGTCTGTGACTAATAAAATTCAAGGggtgaataaagaaagaaatcttttgaGGGAGGAACGTGTTTGTCTGGATGATAAGGGCTATGTGCCCAGTGATTCTGGAATAATTTATGTTTCAAATATCCCTCCTCAGTCAGTGATAAAACAACCCCAAATTTTGCAAGAGGAGCATGCCAGTCTGGAAGATAAGAGCAGTATTTCTTACAGTCCTGAAGAAAGTTCTGATTCCAGTGACTCTTTCCAGGCAGCAGCAGATGAGCTTCAAAAATCTGccaaagaaataaatctttggAAGGAAGACCATATTTATCTGGAAGATAAGAGCTATAAATTAGGTGATTTTGATGTAAGTTATGCTTCTCATATTCCTGTTCAGTTTGTGACTGATCAATCTTCTGTGCCTGTCAAAGAAATAAACGTGCAAAAGAAGAATCATAATAATCTAGCAAGTAAGAACTGTGAAGTCTGtggttctaaaataaaatgtgattcttGTGTTCGTCTTCAGTCAGAAGTTGACCAACCTCAAGTGTCTTACAAAGAGGCAGACCTTCAGAAGGAAGAGCATGTTGTCATGGAAGAAAAGACTGGTGGACCTAGTGATTCAGAAATGATGTATGATTCTGATGTTCCTTTTCAAATAGTGGTTAACCAGTTTCCAGGGTCAGTCAAAGAAACACATCTTCCAAAGGTGATACTTTTGGATCTGGTGCCCAGTGATAGTGATTATGAAGTAATTTCAGATGATATTCCCCTTCAGTTAGTGACTGACCCACCTCAGTTGACTGTCAAAGATATCAACTGTATAAATACAGAATGTATTGATATAGAAGATAAGAGCTGTGACTCTTTTGGTTCTGAAGTCAGGTGTAGTTGTAAAGCCTCTACTCCCTCAATGACAAACCAATGCAAAGagactttcaaaataataaaccGGAAGAAAGACTATATTATTCTGGGAGAGCCAAGTTGTCAGTCTTGTGGTTCTGAAATGAGTTTTAATGTTGATGCCTCTGATGAGTCCATGATTTACGAGTCACAAGGACCTGATGAGAAAATGGCGAAATATATTGACTCAGAAGATAAGAGCTGTGGATATAATGGTTCTAAAGGAAAATTTAATTTGGGAGACACTTCTCATCGAACGACTCACCGACTGCAGAAAGCTCGCAAAGAAGCCAAGCTTCGGAAAGATCCAAGAAATGCTGGCCTAAAAGGTAAGAGCTGTCAGTCTAGTGCTTCTGCAGTGGATTTTGGTGCCTCTTCCAAGTCAGCGCTCCATCGAAGGGCCGATAAAAAAAAACGTTCAAAGCTAAAACATAGAGATTTAGAAGATGTGAGCTGTGAACCGGATGgttttgagatgaattttcagtGTGCTCCCCCTCTTCTGTCTGATACTGATCAGCCTCAAGAAACTGTTAAGAAAAGACACCCTTGTAAGAAGGTGTCTTTTGACTTGAAAGAAAAGAACCGTGATTCCCAGTCAAGCTGTGTTCCCAAGGTTGATTCTGTAAGGAACCTGAAAAAAGCAAAGGGTGTCATAGAAGATAATACTGATGAACCAGTTCTTGAAGCCTTACCTCATGTACCTCCTTCATTTGTGGGGAAAACATGGTCTCAGATAATGAGAGAAGATGACATGAAAATTAATGCTCTTGTGAAGGAATTTAGGGAAGGTCGTTTCCACTGTTACTTTGATGATGACTGTGAGACCAAAAAAGTTtctttgaagggaaaaaaaaaggttacctGGGCTGACTTGCAGGGTAAGGAGGACACTGTACCAACTCAAGCTCTGTCAGAAAGTGATGATATTGTCTGTGGTATTTCAGATATTGATGACTTGTCAGTGGCCTTAGATAAACCATGCCATCGTCATCCTTCAGCAGAGAGGCCTCCTAAGCAAAAGTGGCGTGTGGCTTCTCAACGCCAGACAGCGAAAATCAGCCATAGTACTCAGACCAGTTGTAAGAATTACCcagtgatgaaaagaaaaataattagacaaGAGGAAGACCCACCAAAAA gAGCAACCAAAACTCCAGTGCAGGAGATAATGATGCTGATGGACAAGGCTCTGCTTCAGCACCTTTAA